One Saccharomyces eubayanus strain FM1318 chromosome VIII, whole genome shotgun sequence genomic window carries:
- the GLN4 gene encoding glutamine--tRNA ligase yields the protein MSSVEELTHLFSQVGFEDNKVKEIVKNKKVSDSLSKLIKETPSDYQWNKSTRALVHNLASLIKGADLPKSDLIISGIINGNLKTSLQVDGAFKYVKANGDASTVDGMNENSGVGIEVTEDQVRNYVMQYIQENKESIMKERYKLVPGIFANVKNLKELKWADPRSFKPIIDQEILKLLGPKDERDLVKKKVKNNEKKKTTSAKKTSDDSATTGPKRTMFNEGFLGDLHKVGENPQAYPELMKKHLEXTGGKVRTRFPPEPNGYLHIGHSKAIMVNFGYAKYHGGTCYLRFDDTNPEKEAPEYFESIKRMVSWLGFEPWKITYSSDYFDELYGLAEVLINNNKGYICHCTAEDIKRGRGIKEDGTPGGERFACKHRDQSIELNLQEFRNMRDGKYKPGEAILRMKQDLGSPSPQMWDLIAYRVLNAPHPRTGTKWKIYPTYDFTHCLVDSMENITHSLCTTEFYLSRESYEWLCDQVHVFRPAQREYGRLNITGTVLSKRKIAQLVDEKFVRGWDDPRLFTLEAIRRRGVPPGAILSFINTLGVTTSTTNIQVVRFESAIRKYLEDTTPRLMFVLDPVEVVVDNLTDDFEELATIPFRPGTPEFGERTVPFTNKFYIERSDFSENVDDKEFFRLTPNQSVGLIKVSHTVSFKSLEKDETGKIIRVHVNYDNKVEEGTKPKKPKTYIQWVPVSSKYNSPLRVVETRVHNQLFKSENPSSHPQGFLKDINPESEIVYKESVMEHNFGHVVKNSPWVVDSVKNSEFYVGEDKEAKEVCRFQAMRVGYFTLDKDSTADKVILNRIVSLKDAASK from the coding sequence TTTAGCTTCCCTTATAAAAGGTGCTGACCTTCCTAAGTCTGACTTGATTATTAGTGGTATTATCAATGGTAACTTAAAGACGTCTTTGCAAGTCGATGGGGCATTCAAATATGTGAAAGCTAATGGCGATGCATCTACCGTGGACGGTATGAATGAAAACTCTGGTGTGGGTATTGAAGTCACCGAGGATCAAGTCAGGAACTATGTTATGCAAtacattcaagaaaataaagaaagcATTATGAAGGAACGTTACAAGCTAGTACCTGGCATTTTCGCTAATGTTAAAAACTTAAAGGAATTAAAATGGGCTGACCCACGTAGTTTTAAGCCAATTATTGACCAAGAAATTCTAAAACTTTTAGGCCCAAAGGACGAAAGGGACTTAGTCAAGAAAAAGGTCAAgaataacgaaaaaaagaaaactactTCTGCCAAGAAAACTTCTGATGATTCCGCCACAACCGGCCCAAAGAGAACCATGTTTAATGAAGGTTTCTTGGGTGATTTGCATAAGGTCGGCGAAAACCCACAAGCTTACCCAGagttaatgaaaaaacatcTGGAGGYTACAGGTGGTAAAGTCCGCACTAGATTCCCACCGGAACCCAATGGTTATTTGCATATTGGTCATTCTAAAGCTATCATGGTCAACTTCGGCTACGCCAAATACCACGGTGGCACTTGCTATTTAAGATTTGATGATACCAACCCAGAAAAGGAAGCTCctgaatattttgaatcTATCAAGAGAATGGTCTCTTGGCTAGGTTTCGAACCATGGAAAATTACTTATTCCAGTGATTACTTTGACGAACTATATGGATTGGCTGAAGTTCTgatcaataataacaaaggTTATATCTGCCATTGTACTGCGGAGGATATCAAAAGAGGACGTGGTATTAAAGAAGATGGTACCCCAGGTGGTGAAAGATTTGCTTGTAAACATCGTGATCAATCGATAGAGCTAAACTTGCAAGAGTTCAGAAACATGAGGGATGGCAAATATAAACCTGGTGAAGCTATTTTAAGAATGAAACAAGACCTAGGTTCACCAAGTCCACAAATGTGGGATTTGATTGCTTATAGAGTCTTGAATGCTCCACATCCAAGAACTGGTACTAAATGGAAGATATACCCTACTTATGACTTTACCCATTGTTTAGTAGATTCTATGGAAAATATCACTCATTCTTTGTGCACCACTGAATTTTACCTATCCAGGGAAAGTTACGAATGGTTATGTGACCAAGTTCATGTCTTTAGACCTGCTCAAAGAGAATATGGTCGTTTGAACATTACTGGTACAGTTTTATCCAAGAGAAAGATTGCTCAGCTAgtagatgaaaaattcgttAGAGGCTGGGATGATCCAAGGTTATTCACCCTTGAAGCTATTCGCAGACGTGGTGTCCCACCTGGTGccattttatcatttattAACACTTTGGGTGTTACAACAAGTACTACAAACATTCAAGTTGTCAGATTTGAAAGCGCCATTAGAAAGTACCTAGAGGATACTACACCAAGATTAATGTTTGTCTTGGATCCTGTTGAAGTTGTTGTAGACAATTTAACTGAcgactttgaagaattggcAACTATTCCATTCAGACCTGGTACTCCAGAATTCGGCGAGAGAACTGTACCATTTACAAACAAATTCTATATCGAAAGATCAGACTTCTCAGAAAATGTCgatgataaagaatttttcagattaACTCCAAACCAATCAGTTGGTTTGATCAAAGTTTCTCACACAGTTTCCTTCAAAAGCTtggaaaaagatgaaactGGTAAAATCATAAGAGTCCACGTTAACTATGATAATAAGGTTGAAGAAGGTACGAAGccaaagaaaccaaagaCTTATATTCAATGGGTTCCAGTCTCTTCTAAGTACAACTCTCCATTAAGAGTTGTTGAAACTAGAGTTCACAACCAATTGTTCAAATCTGAAAATCCATCGTCTCATCCTCAAGGTTTCTTAAAGGATATTAATCCAGAAAGTGAAATCGTTTATAAAGAATCTGTTATGGAACACAACTTTGGCCACGTTGTCAAAAACAGTCCATGGGTCGTTGATTCTGTCAAAAATTCGGAATTTTACGTCGGGGAAGATAAGGAAGCTAAGGAAGTTTGTAGATTCCAAGCTATGAGAGTAGGATATTTTACTTTGGATAAAGATAGTACAGCTGATAAGGTCATTTTGAATAGAATTGTTAGTTTAAAGGATGCCGCTTCCAAATAA